The Misgurnus anguillicaudatus chromosome 21, ASM2758022v2, whole genome shotgun sequence genome includes a window with the following:
- the LOC129412675 gene encoding E3 SUMO-protein ligase ZBED1-like: MVERLEPAPHVVMYPLRDPQQRSLLQKSICLLDCFEFSDRHTSENLAEEWLRVAREWHVDGKVVCCVTDNAANITKAVKILKWTHHPCLAHTINLILRDALKVMKPTVDKVKAAVEYFHKSTLGAKKLKSTQRPMGMPELRPNQDCPTRWNSTFYMLKRFLESKEAIISTLAIVSAPVDPLTQEEWEVVEEVCKVLEPFEQVTVEISGESYVTASKMIVLCKGLQRITANRQREANVTTTRQVIELMESLCSSMDRKFHRMEYNHVLSETAALDPRFKKLAFSDARAINDTLKRITSAAGRDSPSKSAGSDTRATGSRESRSTSSSATNVCCLDAV, encoded by the exons ATGGTGGAACGACTGGAGCCAGCACCTCACGTGGTGATGTATCCACTCCGTGACCCACAGCAACGCAGTCTTCTGCAAAAGTCAAT CTGTCTTCTGGATTGCTTTGAATTCAGTGACAGACACACCTCAGAGAACTTGGCAGAAGAATGGTTGAGAGTGGCAAGAGAATGGCATGTAGATGGAAAAGTTGTCTGTTGTGTTACTGACAATGCAGCCAACATTACCAAAGCCGTGAAAATATTAAAGTGGACCCATCATCCATGTCTTGCCCACACAATCAACCTGATTTTAAGAGATGCTCTGAAGGTGATGAAGCCCACGGTGGACAAAGTGAAAGCAGCTGTGGAATACTTCCACAAGAGCACATTAGGTGCTAAAAAACTAAAGTCTACACAACGGCCAATGGGAATGCCTGAGCTAAGGCCTAATCAAGACTGCCCTACAAGGTGGAATTCAACGTTTTATATGTTGAAACGGTTTCTCGAGTCAAAGGAGGCCATCATCTCTACCCTGGCCATTGTCAGTGCACCTGTTGATCCTCTGACCCAAGAGGAATGGGAGGTGGTGGAGGAGGTGTGCAAAGTCCTGGAGCCCTTTGAGCAGGTTACTGTGGAGATCAGTGGAGAGAG CTATGTGACAGCCTCAAAAATGATAGTCCTGTGTAAGGGTCTGCAGCGAATCACAGCCAACCGCCAGAGAGAAGCAAATGTAACCACCACAAGGCAAGTGATAGAGTTGATGGAATCCCTATGTTCATCAATGGACAGAAAATTCCATAGAATGGAATATAATCACGTGCTATCAGAAACCGCTGCACTTGATCCCAGGTTTAAGAAGTTAGCCTTCAGTGATGCCAGAGCGATTAACGATACTCTTAAAAGAATCACCTCAGCAGCAGGGAGGGACAGCCCCAGCAAGTCAGCTGGCTCAGACACCAGGGCAACAGGAAGCAGAGAGAGCAGAAGCACCAGCAGTAGTGCCACAAACGTCTGCTGTTTGGATGCTGTTTGA
- the LOC129426174 gene encoding uncharacterized protein, with translation MKRKLKAALSEIEFIATKTDCWTAPGRGFISVTAHWFNPQTMQRSCTALACKQLKGSHIFSALAGALNDIHTEFNITEIVRTTTDNGSNFLKAFRVYGQTDENNNPEPVGEGDGEEDDGGQNDDPDEEEESFEGVDFVDAGALLDEDDYLKYQLPKHHRCACHLLNLVSTVDASKAEVNPLYKRVSRSTFAKCSSLWNKSSRSTTASEVIEDHCKLQLVRPVATRWNSLFSAVERIVRITREQGEGALTAVCSELDTPKFTPVELAFLAEYSKTMSPVAKALDVLQGETSVQMGWLVPTITLLRTKLQHLQVTSKLCEPLIAALLSGLEKRFGEMLADPELIAAAILVPKFKTCWTSDENILKLGLDYIKNHLDCQAENIINEGSQSSEEEDFFSSFKKTSPLETTQQLQYF, from the exons atgaaaagaaaactgAAAGCTGCTCTAAGTGAAATTGAGTTCATAGCAACAAAAACGGACTGCTGGACGGCACCCGGTCGTGGTTTCATTAGTGTCACTGCACACTGGTTTAACCCCCAGACCATGCAGAGATCATGTACTGCACTCGCATGCAAGCAGCTAAAGGGGTCCCACATCTTTTCTGCCCTGGCTGGTGCCCTAAATGATATTCACACAGAATTCAATATCACAGAGATTGTTCGCACTACTACTGACAACGGATCAAACTTCCTGAAAGCCTTCAGAGTTTATGGGCAGACTGATGAGAACAACAACCCTGAACCTGTAGGAGAGGGTGATGGAGAAGAGGATGATGGTGGGCAAAATGATGATCCCGATGAAGAAGAGGAAAGCTTTGAGGGTGTGGATTTTGTTGATGCCGGAGCTCTGTTGGACGAAGATGATTACTTGAAATACCAGCTACCCAAGCACCATCGTTGCGCCTGCCACCTCCTTAATTTAGTATCCACAGTTGATGCTTCAAAAGCAGAAGTCAATCCATTATACAAGCGTGTGTCAAGGTCCACATTTGCCAAATGCTCTAGCCTGTGGAACAAAAGTTCAAGATCAACCACCGCATCTGAAGTAATTGAAGACCACTGCAAACTCCAACTCGTAAGGCCTGTTGCTACAAGGTGGAATTCACTATTCTCAGCTGTAGAAAGAATAGTGAGAATAACAAGAGAACAAGGCGAAGGAGCCCTCACAGCTGTCTGCAGTGAACTAGATACACCCAA ATTTACTCCAGTGGAACTTGCATTTCTTGCAGAATATTCAAAGACAATGAGCCCAGTTGCAAAGGCACTGGATGTTCTTCAGGGAGAAACCAGTGTGCAGATGGGTTGGTTGGTCCCCACCATAACTCTACTAAGGACCAAGCTCCAGCACCTTCAGGTCACCTCCAAGTTATGTGAACCTTTGATTGCTGCACTTCTTTCAGGCCTTGAAAAACGATTTGGCGAGATGCTTGCTGATCCAGAGCTGATAGCCGCAGCCATTCTAGTTCCCAAATTTAAGACCTGCTGGACAAGTGACGAAAATATCCTCAAACTTG GCCTTGACTACATCAAAAACCACTTGGACTGTCAGGCTGAGAATATCATCAATGAGGGCTCCCAATCATCTGAGGAAGAGGACTTCTTTTCCTCCTTCAAGAAGACCAGCCCGCTTGAAACAACACAGCAGTTACAATACTTCTAG